Proteins encoded by one window of Luteimonas yindakuii:
- a CDS encoding FKBP-type peptidyl-prolyl cis-trans isomerase, which translates to MTVLSLRAALVAGCLAVLAACGGPPPYTGGRVATLERIDLRSGDGETARAGDTVTVHYTGWLYDENATDHRGAAFDSSRKRGAPFEFTLGAGQVIRGWDEGVAGMRVGGQRELRLPPEYGYGERGAGRAIPPGASLVFDVELLGVERP; encoded by the coding sequence ATGACCGTCCTCTCCCTCCGCGCTGCGCTCGTCGCCGGTTGCCTGGCCGTGCTGGCCGCCTGTGGTGGCCCGCCGCCGTATACCGGCGGCCGCGTGGCCACGCTGGAACGCATCGACCTGCGCAGCGGCGATGGCGAGACCGCGCGCGCCGGCGACACCGTGACCGTGCATTACACCGGCTGGCTGTATGACGAGAACGCCACCGACCACCGCGGCGCCGCGTTCGACAGCTCGCGCAAGCGCGGCGCGCCGTTCGAGTTCACCCTCGGCGCCGGCCAGGTGATCCGTGGCTGGGACGAGGGCGTGGCAGGCATGCGCGTCGGCGGCCAGCGCGAACTGCGGCTGCCGCCGGAGTATGGCTATGGGGAGCGTGGCGCCGGCCGGGCCATCCCGCCGGGTGCATCGCTGGTGTTCGACGTGGAACTGCTCGGCGTCGAGCGGCCCTGA
- a CDS encoding COG4315 family predicted lipoprotein has protein sequence MSACLKSGSVLALLLLVTACQDRAPEDGASTGSPRAGAAADTATPAGTAPTAAAPAAGQGGTQDRSLLSIAGDGTGPGYLTDGAGQALYVLDGNIGGDRCDAACEEAWPPVLADGATPRADPRIGSGGAGALPRNDGTRHVTYEGQPLYRYAADAGAGRTAGDGVEDQWGRWSLVRVDGAPAGNN, from the coding sequence ATGTCCGCATGCCTGAAGTCCGGTTCCGTCCTTGCCCTGCTGCTTCTTGTGACCGCCTGCCAGGACCGTGCGCCTGAGGATGGCGCCTCCACCGGGTCGCCACGCGCAGGCGCCGCCGCCGATACCGCAACGCCTGCGGGAACGGCGCCGACCGCGGCGGCGCCTGCTGCCGGCCAGGGCGGCACGCAGGACCGTTCCCTGCTGTCGATTGCCGGTGACGGCACCGGCCCGGGTTATCTCACCGATGGCGCCGGCCAGGCGCTGTACGTGCTCGACGGCAACATCGGCGGTGACCGCTGCGATGCCGCCTGCGAGGAAGCCTGGCCGCCGGTGCTCGCCGACGGGGCCACGCCACGCGCGGATCCGCGGATCGGATCGGGCGGCGCTGGCGCGCTGCCGCGCAATGACGGCACCCGCCATGTCACCTACGAAGGCCAGCCGCTGTATCGCTATGCCGCCGACGCGGGCGCCGGACGCACCGCGGGCGATGGCGTGGAAGACCAGTGGGGTCGCTGGTCGCTGGTGCGCGTGGATGGGGCGCCCGCCGGCAACAACTGA
- a CDS encoding NAD(P)/FAD-dependent oxidoreductase, whose translation MIRLEPDVVVVGGGAAGLLCAMTAGARGLRVLVLEGSNRVGKKILMSGGGRCNFTNTGTGPDNYLSANPHFVKSALARYTPWHFLELVERHRIAWHEKELGQLFCDDSSKLVVRMLLDECARAGVRVETQAAIGTVGVGDDGRFELDCRLGRVQATRLVVASGGLSIPSLGASGFGYRLAEQFGHTVLPTRAGLVPLTLSGRHQERMDGLAGVAFPVEARCNGQAFRNAMLVTHRGVSGPAILQISSYWQPGDELRIDLLPGHDVDALLAGWRHDRPDAELRTLLAEVLPRRFAQRLAEVWLPSRPMRQYSAPQLREAATLLRDWPLVASGTEGYRTAEVTLGGIDTREVSSTTFESRRVPGLHFIGEVLDVTGWLGGYNFQWAWASAHAAGSAF comes from the coding sequence ATGATCCGGCTCGAACCCGACGTGGTGGTGGTGGGCGGCGGCGCTGCCGGCCTGCTGTGTGCGATGACCGCCGGCGCGCGCGGCCTGCGCGTGCTGGTGCTGGAAGGGTCGAACAGGGTCGGCAAGAAGATCCTGATGTCCGGCGGCGGCCGCTGCAATTTCACCAACACCGGCACCGGGCCCGACAACTACCTGTCGGCGAACCCGCATTTCGTGAAATCGGCGCTGGCGCGCTACACGCCCTGGCATTTCCTCGAGCTGGTCGAGCGCCACCGCATCGCCTGGCACGAGAAGGAGCTGGGCCAGCTGTTCTGCGACGACTCGTCCAAGCTCGTCGTGCGGATGCTGCTCGACGAATGCGCACGGGCCGGCGTGCGGGTGGAAACACAGGCCGCCATCGGGACCGTGGGGGTTGGCGACGACGGCCGCTTCGAGCTCGACTGCCGGCTCGGCCGCGTGCAGGCCACGCGGCTGGTGGTGGCCAGTGGCGGGTTGTCGATCCCGAGCCTGGGCGCCAGCGGCTTCGGCTACCGGCTGGCGGAACAGTTCGGCCACACGGTGCTGCCGACCCGCGCCGGCCTGGTGCCGCTGACGCTCAGCGGCAGGCACCAGGAGCGGATGGACGGCCTCGCCGGCGTGGCGTTCCCGGTGGAGGCACGCTGCAACGGCCAGGCATTCCGCAACGCGATGCTGGTGACCCATCGCGGCGTCAGCGGGCCGGCGATCCTGCAGATCTCCTCGTACTGGCAGCCCGGCGACGAGCTGCGCATCGACCTGCTGCCCGGGCACGACGTGGATGCGCTGCTGGCCGGCTGGCGCCATGACCGCCCCGATGCGGAATTGCGCACGCTCCTGGCCGAGGTGTTGCCGCGCCGCTTCGCGCAGCGCCTGGCCGAGGTATGGCTGCCGAGTCGGCCGATGCGCCAGTACAGCGCGCCGCAGCTGCGCGAAGCCGCCACCCTGTTGCGCGACTGGCCGCTGGTCGCCAGCGGCACCGAGGGCTACCGCACCGCCGAAGTCACCCTGGGGGGCATCGATACCCGCGAGGTGTCGTCGACGACGTTCGAATCGCGGCGCGTGCCGGGGCTGCATTTCATCGGCGAGGTGCTCGACGTCACCGGCTGGCTCGGCGGCTACAACTTCCAGTGGGCGTGGGCCTCCGCGCACGCGGCGGGCAGCGCATTCTGA
- a CDS encoding NAD-dependent dehydratase: protein MNTTANVLHVGATGLVGREVLARLLAAPRVQRVVAPTRRPLAVTHAKLVNPVVDFDALPAAADWWAVDAVICTLGTTMRQAGSREAFRRVDHDYPLEVGRRAQAAGALVYALNSAAGADARSRVFYSRVKGELERALETMGFETLVLVRPGLIGGDRAEHRAGEAVAGAVLGLLGPLLPRAWRISPAARIADALVDAVLDARPGCHVIGAATLAG from the coding sequence ATGAACACCACCGCCAACGTGCTGCATGTGGGTGCCACCGGCCTGGTCGGCCGCGAGGTGCTGGCGCGGCTGCTCGCCGCCCCGCGCGTGCAGCGCGTGGTCGCGCCCACGCGCCGGCCGCTCGCGGTCACGCACGCGAAGCTGGTCAATCCGGTGGTCGATTTCGATGCGTTGCCAGCGGCCGCCGACTGGTGGGCGGTGGACGCGGTGATCTGCACGCTCGGCACCACCATGCGTCAGGCCGGTTCGCGCGAAGCGTTCCGCCGCGTCGATCACGACTATCCGCTTGAGGTGGGGCGCCGTGCGCAGGCCGCGGGCGCACTCGTCTACGCCCTGAACTCGGCCGCGGGGGCCGATGCGCGCTCGCGGGTGTTCTACAGCCGGGTCAAGGGTGAACTGGAGCGCGCGCTCGAAACAATGGGGTTCGAGACGCTGGTGCTGGTACGGCCTGGCCTGATCGGCGGCGACCGCGCGGAGCACCGTGCCGGTGAAGCCGTCGCGGGCGCGGTGCTCGGGCTGCTGGGCCCGTTGCTGCCGCGCGCGTGGCGGATCAGCCCCGCCGCCAGGATCGCCGATGCGCTGGTCGACGCGGTGCTCGATGCGCGGCCCGGGTGCCATGTCATCGGCGCCGCCACGCTGGCGGGTTGA